Proteins encoded together in one Drosophila suzukii unplaced genomic scaffold, CBGP_Dsuzu_IsoJpt1.0 scf_12, whole genome shotgun sequence window:
- the LOC139354663 gene encoding uncharacterized protein produces the protein MKFLQINLNHCEVAQSLLEQNVIEKNVDMALISEQYRNKNSGEWVTNNSKKSAIWSCGNPRRQISKKKCGNCFARAQVNGIAFYSCYLPPSLSLPQATSALEEIAEDARENRPAVIAGDFNAWATEWGSPRTNARGKALLESFAALDLVLLNSGTKPTFSRAGTSSIIDLTFVNTGLASGSSWEVSDTYTEKREKPIKKKTCILVEPIHCGSQERLPQGKTRIPTPKRKARI, from the exons ATGAAGTTCCTTCAGATTAACCTAAACCATTGCGAGGTTGCCCAATCGTTGCTAGAGCAAAATGTCATCGAGAAAAACGTAGACATGGCACTCATAAGCGAGCAATACAGGAATAAAAATTCCGGAGAATGGGTAACAAATAATAGTAAAAAATCGgcaatatggagctgcggTAATCCAAGGCGACAGATTAGCAAGAAAAAATGCGGAAATTGCTTCGCTAGGGCCCAAGTGAATGGTATAGCTTTCTATAGCTGTTACCTGCCGCCAAGCCTTAGCCTCCCCCAGGCAACATCTGCGCTCGAAGAGATTGCAGAAGACGCCCGGGAAAATCGCCCCGCCGTAATTGCCGGGGACTTTAATGCCTGGGCTACGGAGTGGGGCTCCCCCCGAACCAACGCGAGGGGAAAGGCGCTACTCGAGAGCTTCGCCGCACTTGACCTAGTGCTGCTGAACTCTGGAACAAAACCGACTTTTTCAAGAGCCGGCACCAGTTCCATCATTGACCTCACATTTGTGAACACTGGATTGGCCTCGGGCTCCAGCTGGGAGGTTAGTGACACCTACACGG AGAAGAGGGAAAAACCCATCAAGAAGAAGACCTGCATACTGGTGGAACCAATCCATTGCGGAAGCCAGGAAAGACTGCCACAGGGCAAGACGCGCATACCAACGCCCAAGAGGAAGGCCCGAATTTGA